One stretch of Candidatus Nitrosotenuis cloacae DNA includes these proteins:
- a CDS encoding DsbA family protein: MKTIFAIVLSIAMISLLISSYPASAMEQSDHMFDKKSSDKMDKKMTDKKKTDKKDTKKKSDKKKMVKKATAKTDKTSDKKMTEKKMADKMEKTHTAPKSIGSVDLSMASPIQGSPDAKITIIEFGDYQCPKCYSWFTKEKPTIESQYINTGKANLVFVDLSFLGADSDSASIASYCADEQGKYWQYHSTLYKNQGGIQSGWASNANLKKFASDLGLDSAKFDACLDSAKYSDRIKHNGVVSSSSGAQGTPTFLIVGPNGVTEKISGPQPASVFSGVIDKMLK, from the coding sequence ATGAAAACAATATTTGCAATTGTATTATCAATTGCAATGATTTCGCTTCTGATTAGCTCATACCCAGCTAGTGCAATGGAGCAATCAGATCACATGTTTGATAAAAAATCATCAGACAAGATGGACAAAAAGATGACAGACAAGAAAAAGACCGACAAAAAAGACACCAAAAAGAAATCAGACAAGAAAAAGATGGTAAAAAAAGCTACGGCCAAAACAGACAAAACTAGTGATAAAAAAATGACGGAAAAGAAAATGGCAGATAAAATGGAAAAAACACACACTGCACCAAAATCAATTGGCAGCGTGGACCTTTCCATGGCATCCCCGATCCAGGGCTCACCTGATGCCAAAATAACCATAATAGAATTTGGTGATTATCAGTGCCCCAAATGCTATTCCTGGTTTACCAAGGAAAAGCCAACAATTGAATCCCAGTACATCAATACCGGCAAGGCAAACCTGGTCTTTGTGGATCTGTCGTTTTTGGGCGCAGACTCTGATTCTGCTTCAATTGCGTCATATTGCGCAGACGAGCAGGGAAAATACTGGCAATATCACAGCACCCTATACAAGAACCAGGGCGGAATTCAGAGCGGATGGGCAAGCAATGCCAATCTGAAAAAATTTGCATCTGATCTTGGACTTGATTCAGCAAAATTTGATGCCTGTCTGGACTCTGCCAAATATTCCGACAGAATAAAGCACAATGGTGTGGTATCGTCATCAAGTGGTGCACAAGGAACTCCGACATTTCTAATTGTTGGGCCCAATGGTGTAACAGAGAAGATTTCTGGCCCGCAACCTGCATCCGTGTTTTCCGGCGTGATAGACAAGATGTTAAAGTAA
- a CDS encoding NRAMP family divalent metal transporter: protein MNKIRRFFKSLGPGVITGASDDDPSGIATYSQAGAQFGFGPLWLAPFQYPLMNAIQEMCARIGLVTGGGLGNAIKKQFSNKTILPITALLLIANTINIGVDITAMGAATRLIFPQIPVFIAAICFTVFVVVAEIFIPYKKYVKILKFLTFSLLAYVVTAVIVGGNLEQLLVSTFVPHIELNPAFAMMFVALFGTTISPYLFFWQASEEAEEDVAKNKIQDIGSGIPKITKSELNTMRMDVKIGMAFSQLVMWFIIFTCAQTLYQNGITNIATADDAAKALEPLVQSFPYSGQISKIIFALGIIGTGLLAIPVLAGSSAYALADGFGWRQGLSKKFRQAKAFYLSIIISTVIGLLINLVETNPITALVYAAIINGIVAVPMLFVILKIANNKQLLHDNTNNKTSNVLGWFTFCLMLASVCVMFTFFILSRL, encoded by the coding sequence TTGAACAAGATTAGGCGTTTTTTCAAAAGTCTTGGGCCTGGTGTGATCACTGGTGCCTCAGATGATGATCCTTCCGGAATTGCCACGTATTCACAGGCGGGAGCCCAGTTTGGATTTGGGCCTCTATGGCTTGCACCGTTTCAATATCCGTTGATGAATGCAATTCAGGAAATGTGTGCAAGAATCGGTCTGGTCACCGGTGGAGGATTGGGCAATGCAATAAAAAAACAGTTCTCAAACAAAACCATACTCCCAATAACTGCACTTCTTCTGATTGCAAATACAATAAACATTGGAGTTGATATTACTGCAATGGGAGCTGCAACAAGACTCATTTTTCCACAAATTCCAGTCTTTATTGCAGCAATCTGCTTTACTGTGTTTGTTGTAGTTGCCGAAATCTTCATTCCGTATAAAAAATACGTTAAGATTCTCAAATTCTTGACATTTTCACTGCTTGCGTATGTAGTCACCGCAGTTATTGTGGGCGGAAATCTAGAACAACTCCTTGTGTCGACTTTTGTTCCACACATTGAGCTTAATCCGGCATTTGCAATGATGTTTGTAGCATTGTTTGGCACGACAATTTCTCCATATCTTTTCTTTTGGCAGGCATCCGAAGAAGCAGAAGAAGACGTGGCAAAAAACAAAATCCAAGACATTGGCAGCGGAATCCCAAAAATAACAAAATCAGAACTCAATACAATGAGAATGGATGTCAAGATTGGCATGGCCTTTTCTCAGTTAGTGATGTGGTTTATCATTTTTACATGTGCGCAAACATTGTATCAAAATGGAATAACTAACATTGCAACTGCTGATGATGCAGCAAAAGCATTAGAGCCACTAGTCCAATCCTTTCCATATTCTGGACAAATATCGAAAATAATTTTTGCACTGGGAATAATTGGTACTGGATTATTGGCAATTCCTGTATTGGCGGGCTCTTCTGCATATGCACTTGCAGACGGCTTTGGCTGGAGGCAAGGCTTGAGTAAAAAATTCAGGCAAGCAAAGGCATTCTATCTGTCCATAATTATCTCAACTGTGATAGGCCTTTTGATAAATCTAGTAGAGACAAATCCAATTACTGCCTTAGTCTATGCGGCAATCATTAATGGTATAGTTGCAGTACCAATGTTATTTGTAATATTAAAAATTGCAAACAACAAGCAGCTCTTGCATGATAACACCAACAACAAAACATCAAACGTGCTTGGTTGGTTTACTTTTTGCCTAATGTTAGCATCTGTATGTGTAATGTTTACATTTTTTATTTTGAGTCGTCTCTGA